A window of Clostridioides sp. ES-S-0010-02 genomic DNA:
GAATCAAAATTTGGAGGAACTAGAAATTATAAATCATATTTTGAAGGAGTAGTAGTAAACTTAGAGAGAAGATACAAAGAAACTAACTCAGAGTATATGAGAGACAAAATTGAAGAATATATGGCAGAAAGACCTTGTCCAAAATGTAAGGGATTGAGACTTAAAAAAGAGGTTTTATCTGTTTTAGTTGATGGAAAAAATATAATGGAAGTAACAAACTTATCTGTTAACGAATTGATAGATTTTATGGAAAATGTAACTCTTACAGAAAAGCAAAGATTTATAGCTCATGAGATTATAAAAGAGATAAAGGGAAGAGCTAAGTTTTTAAGAGATGTTGGTCTTGATTATTTGAATTTATCAAGAAAAGCTGGAACACTTTCAGGAGGAGAAGCGCAACGTATAAGATTAGCAACTCAAATCGGTTCAGCATTAGTTGGAGTGTTATATGTGCTTGATGAGCCAAGTATAGGTCTTCATCAAAGAGATAATGACAGACTTATAGGAACTCTTAGACATCTAACAGATTTAGGAAATACTTTAATTGTCGTAGAACATGATGAAGATACAATGAGAGAAGCTGATTATGTTATAGACATTGGACCTGGTGCAGGTATACATGGTGGTGAGATAGTTGCACAAGGAACTTTAGATGAAATAATAGAAAATGAAAACTCAATAACAGGTCAGTACTTAAGTGGAAAAAAACAAATATTAGTTCCTGAGACTACTAGAGAAGGAAATGGAAGTTTTATAGAAGTAATCAAAGCATCAGAAAATAACCTAAAAAATATTGATGTAAAATTGCCATTAGGTAAGTTTACATGTATAACAGGTGTTTCAGGTTCTGGGAAAAGTACACTAATAAATGACATACTTTATAAAGGTGTTGCAAGTAAAGTGAATAGACTAAAACAAAGAGCTGGTAAGCACAAAGAAATAAAAGGAATTGAAAATATAGATAAGGTTATAAATATTGACCAAAGTCCAATTGGAAGAACACCTCGTTCAAATCCAGCTACTTATACAGGGGTATTTGATTTTATAAGGGATATTTTTGCTGCTACTAATGAAGCTAAAGCAAGAGGATATAAAAAGGGAAGATTTAGTTTTAATGTAAAAGGTGGTAGATGTGAAGCTTGTAAAGGTGATGGAATAATAAAAATAGAGATGCACTTTCTACCAGATGTATATGTTCCTTGTGAGGTTTGTAAGGGTGAAAGATACAATAGGGAAACATTACAAGTAAAATACAAAGATAAAACTATATCTGATATACTAGATATGAATGTAGAAGAAGCTGTTGAGTTTTTTGAAAATATACCAAACATAAAAAGAAAGCTGGATACATTGATGGATGTAGGTCTTTCATACATTAAATTAGGACAGCCTTCAACTCAATTGTCTGGAGGAGAAGCACAACGTATAAAATTAGCATCAGAACTTAGTAAAAGACCAACAGGAAAGACTTTATATATATTAGATGAACCTACTACAGGACTTCATATGGCAGATGTAGATAAGTTAATTCACGTATTACAAAGATTAGCAGATACAGGAAATACAATTATAGTTATAGAACATAATCTAGATGTTATAAAGACTTGTGATTATGTAATAGACCTAGGCCCAGAGGGTGGAGATAAAGGTGGAACTATAGTTGCAACTGGAACACCAGAAGAAGTATCTAAAGTTGAAGGGTCTTATACAGGTCAATTCTTAAGTAAATATTTCTCTTAGGTTATATAAACTGTGTAAAATTTTAACTGTAAATATATAAAAATAAGTTGAAAATATTAGAAGTAAGTAAATTAAAAATAAATTGTAGATAATTACCAAACATAAAGTCCATATTGTTCTTCGTATTTGAGATTGCTTTTAAATCAATTATAGAAGATGATATGGACTTTAACTTGTGTACAATGCTGGAAATTGAATAACTTTTTAATTTTCACATTTTAGGGTATAATTTTAATATAAAACTTAATGTTTTGGAGGGCGATATGTTTGATATACAAGACCACTTAAAAAAATTACCTTCTGAGCCTGGTGTATATTTAATGAAGGATAAATACGACCATATAATATATGTGGGAAAAGCCATATCTCTAAAAAATAGAGTAAGGCAGTATTTTCAATCTTCAAAAAACCATACATCTAAAGTAAAATCTATGGTTAAGAATATATATAAATTTGAATACATTATAACAGATTCAGAGTTGGAAGCATTAATACTTGAATGTAATTTAATAAAAAGATATAGACCAAAGTATAATGTGTTACTTAGAGATGATAAAACTTACCCATATATTAAGGTGACTACAAATGAAGATTATCCAAGGATTTTAAAGGTTAGAAGGGTTCTTAAAGATAAAGCAAAGTATTTTGGACCATATACTAATATAACTGCGGTAAATGATACTTTAGACCTTATAAACAG
This region includes:
- the uvrA gene encoding excinuclease ABC subunit UvrA, coding for MEDKIIIRGAKEHNLKNVDLELPRDKFIVFTGLSGSGKSSLAFDTIYAEGQRRYVESLSAYARQFLGQMEKPNVEYIEGLSPAISIDQKTTSKNPRSTVGTVTEIYDYLRLLFARVGDVYCPTCGEKISQMTIQEIVDKMLDFPDRTKLQILSPIVRGQKGTHKKVLDNIKKEGFVRVRVDGENYEVSDDIVLTKNQKHSIEVVVDRIVVKDGIESRLADSIETAVKLSDGLVIAQIIDGEEILFSTKFACPEHGIGIEELSPRMFSFNAPFGACDVCNGLGESKEVDPELVVPNKDLSIKQGAVAAWGSTGVNDDTYYSKMIKSLAEHFKVSLTTPFKDLPEDFVQELLYGKDNIMVEFVYESKFGGTRNYKSYFEGVVVNLERRYKETNSEYMRDKIEEYMAERPCPKCKGLRLKKEVLSVLVDGKNIMEVTNLSVNELIDFMENVTLTEKQRFIAHEIIKEIKGRAKFLRDVGLDYLNLSRKAGTLSGGEAQRIRLATQIGSALVGVLYVLDEPSIGLHQRDNDRLIGTLRHLTDLGNTLIVVEHDEDTMREADYVIDIGPGAGIHGGEIVAQGTLDEIIENENSITGQYLSGKKQILVPETTREGNGSFIEVIKASENNLKNIDVKLPLGKFTCITGVSGSGKSTLINDILYKGVASKVNRLKQRAGKHKEIKGIENIDKVINIDQSPIGRTPRSNPATYTGVFDFIRDIFAATNEAKARGYKKGRFSFNVKGGRCEACKGDGIIKIEMHFLPDVYVPCEVCKGERYNRETLQVKYKDKTISDILDMNVEEAVEFFENIPNIKRKLDTLMDVGLSYIKLGQPSTQLSGGEAQRIKLASELSKRPTGKTLYILDEPTTGLHMADVDKLIHVLQRLADTGNTIIVIEHNLDVIKTCDYVIDLGPEGGDKGGTIVATGTPEEVSKVEGSYTGQFLSKYFS